From Carassius auratus strain Wakin chromosome 10, ASM336829v1, whole genome shotgun sequence, a single genomic window includes:
- the LOC113110185 gene encoding transcriptional activator MN1-like encodes MNSNYNSAGFHMKGPSVAVEPMMGPLNESPIQGLNFVSNRDQYGFQTHAHGDMHAMGVQPQHQLHMQGPFNHQPPNHDQHSHLYQDNVPACLHGDRHMGFNNNAGNPHMFEGGFGQQLAEAQSRECISQQQQQQRMATMPEFQPHGHPNGTHAVPAPCLPLDQSPNRAASFHGLPSSSPETHRLEHYRLFPQGRMGGSEHCFPCDPLTGNFDMTGFSTADSSEHKLPYCETGNQVVGGHFSTCNRSGSRGPMMGGSKVDQQLPQQNVFSDRFGNRGKMDPGVNARHHLMPQQRPGPVARQNPGSPALPRFYHTPDYVANNTDVQGGGPMVHVQHGHLDRPIHRLNNHNMHPFGEPVFDVPQLAPQPPHHPHLSSLPYLNMAKRPRFDLPNGSAGESCSPLSNSLHNRPNLENHLSPSAFPSPMGDFASHVTDGFPSGPLPLSSGPQQQQRQQNAAMMIKQMASRSQQQRMRQPDLQQLSLHGDVTSNGMVCRGPLGSVSQSNFEKKHNFHGNFDSPHLPQENSWFPEPQQHCRETNTHALEQAENGHNIIFRQGVTSMDMQSLNSPGAHHPFENNVSNPLHMQSPDESNMQSGAPTDRRPAEFGGMAMRRQHSFPPGGPTQQGAPQSNPPGFSSSPGNYPAHPEYLSSQHLSVNKLGALSLGNLNKASTKDSVFGQSCLAALSTACQNMIASLGAPNLNVTFNKKSQNEAKRKAGQVEQDINSSGSSGPGAEYFQSNASQNSQTPCSGNNNNTTAGQSGTGQMAKREASTLSPNDNMESGCEGKMATGNGKGRGKKRRDSGHISPGNFSPPCGGNPVVSPTQQGSALNMGMEGPERSLVSPSFGKPDLATSMDSGIQSVGKSDGVSPCMDYLDEASPNYSAEDPRPCRAGMKCNSENRAGYNDNTCMEQVRTPLSNPGQDEVHPLEILQAQIQLQRQQFSISEDQPMGGKTSKKADCQAGLNGECTLASSSPVAGKGSVNTIDLDSLMTEQHATWYVPGNKTLIEDPSNDKCLGYWDRARGQSDNKEGHG; translated from the coding sequence ATGAACTCTAATTATAACAGTGCCGGATTTCATATGAAAGGGCCGTCGGTAGCTGTGGAGCCCATGATGGGTCCTCTAAATGAATCCCCCATACAGGGACTCAACTTTGTCTCAAATAGAGACCAGTATGGATTCCAGACTCATGCCCATGGGGATATGCACGCTATGGGAGTTCAGCCACAACATCAACTCCACATGCAAGGACCGTTCAACCATCAACCTCCTAACCACGACCAGCATTCACATCTGTACCAGGACAACGTCCCCGCTTGCCTGCACGGGGATAGACACATGGGCTTCAATAACAACGCAGGTAACCCGCATATGTTTGAAGGAGGATTCGGTCAGCAGCTCGCAGAAGCACAGTCACGAGAATGCAtttcacagcagcagcagcaacagagaATGGCCACAATGCCTGAATTTCAACCACATGGCCATCCGAACGGTACCCATGCCGTTCCAGCACCGTGTCTTCCACTAGACCAGTCACCAAACCGGGCCGCATCGTTCCACGGCCTGCCATCCTCGTCCCCCGAAACCCACAGACTGGAACATTACAGGCTTTTTCCACAGGGCAGGATGGGGGGATCAGAGCACTGTTTTCCCTGTGATCCTCTGACGGGAAATTTCGACATGACAGGATTCTCCACTGCGGACTCTTCAGAGCACAAACTTCCCTATTGTGAAACGGGGAACCAAGTGGTCGGGGGTCATTTTTCCACTTGTAATCGAAGTGGCTCCCGAGGGCCCATGATGGGCGGCTCTAAAGTTGACCAGCAGTTACCTCAGCAGAACGTGTTTTCGGACCGATTCGGGAACCGTGGGAAAATGGATCCGGGGGTTAACGCTAGACACCACCTCATGCCCCAGCAAAGACCGGGACCCGTCGCCAGGCAGAACCCCGGTTCCCCTGCGCTTCCACGGTTTTATCACACTCCGGACTATGTAGCGAACAATACGGATGTTCAAGGTGGTGGTCCGATGGTCCACGTTCAGCACGGCCACCTGGACCGGCCCATACATAGACTGAACAACCATAACATGCATCCCTTTGGGGAACCGGTGTTTGATGTCCCCCAGCTAGCCCCTCAGCCCCCACATCACCCTCACCTCAGCTCACTGCCTTATTTGAATATGGCAAAAAGACCACGGTTTGATCTCCCAAACGGCTCTGCTGGAGAGAGCTGCAGCCCCCTAAGCAACAGCTTACATAATCGGCCCAATCTTGAGAACCACCTCTCCCCCTCAGCTTTCCCTTCTCCCATGGGGGACTTTGCGTCTCATGTGACGGATGGGTTTCCATCAGGCCCCCTACCCTTGAGCTCCGGCCCACAGCAACAGCAGCGGCAGCAGAACGCGGCGATGATGATCAAACAAATGGCATCGAGGAGCCAGCAGCAGAGAATGAGACAACCCGACCTGCAACAGTTAAGTCTCCACGGGGACGTCACATCAAACGGCATGGTCTGCCGAGGCCCTCTGGGTAGTGTGTCTCAGTCCAATTTCGAGAAGAAGCATAATTTTCATGGAAACTTTGACAGCCCCCACCTACCTCAAGAAAACTCATGGTTTCCTGAGCCGCAGCAGCATTGTAGAGAAACAAACACGCATGCCTTGGAGCAGGCAGAGAATGGACACAACATTATTTTTAGGCAAGGCGTCACAAGCATGGACATGCAGTCTTTGAATTCTCCGGGAGCGCATCATCCATTCGAAAATAATGTCAGTAATCCTCTGCATATGCAGTCTCCCGATGAGAGCAACATGCAGTCAGGCGCACCCACAGACAGGAGGCCGGCTGAATTCGGAGGAATGGCGATGAGGAGGCAGCACAGCTTCCCTCCTGGAGGGCCGACTCAACAGGGAGCCCCCCAGAGCAATCCTCCAGGATTTAGCTCCTCTCCAGGGAACTATCCCGCCCATCCCGAGTACCTCTCCAGCCAGCACCTGTCAGTCAATAAGCTTGGGGCCCTCTCTTTGGGGAATTTGAACAAAGCCAGTACAAAAGACAGTGTGTTTGGCCAAAGCTGTCTGGCAGCCCTCTCCACGGCCTGCCAGAATATGATCGCCAGCCTTGGGGCCCCGAACCTCAATGTGACTTTTAATAAGAAAAGTCAAAATGAGGCCAAACGCAAAGCAGGCCAGGTTGAGCAGGACATAAATAGCAGTGGCAGTAGCGGCCCAGGGGCAGAGTATTTCCAGAGCAACGCTTCTCAGAATAGTCAAACGCCTTGCTCTGGGAATAACAACAATACGACTGCAGGTCAAAGTGGTACGGGCCAGATGGCGAAAAGGGAAGCGAGCACCCTTTCCCCGAATGACAACATGGAGTCTGGATGTGAGGGAAAAATGGCAACAGGCAACGGCAAGGGGAGGGGGAAGAAGAGACGCGACAGCGGGCACATCAGTCCTGGAAACTTCTCCCCTCCATGCGGCGGTAACCCTGTTGTCAGTCCGACTCAGCAGGGTTCTGCTTTGAACATGGGCATGGAGGGCCCGGAGAGGTCCCTGGTCTCACCTTCCTTTGGAAAGCCCGATCTTGCAACCTCGATGGACAGCGGCATTCAAAGCGTGGGCAAGTCTGATGGCGTTTCGCCGTGCATGGATTATTTAGACGAAGCCAGCCCCAACTACAGCGCTGAGGACCCCAGGCCTTGCAGAGCTGGCATGAAGTGTAATTCTGAAAACAGGGCCGGCTACAATGACAATACGTGCATGGAACAGGTCCGGACGCCGCTGAGCAACCCGGGCCAGGACGAGGTTCATCCTCTGGAGATCTTGCAGGCTCAGATCCAGCTGCAAAGACAGCAGTTCAGCATCTCTGAGGACCAGCCGATGGGAGGGAAAACGAGCAAAAAGGCAGACTGCCAGGCCGGTCTGAACGGAGAGTGCACCTTGGCCAGTTCTAGCCCGGTCGCAGGCAAGGGCTCTGTGAATACCATTGACCTTGACTCTCTCATGACAGAGCAGCATGCCACCTGGTATGTCCCTGGCAACAAGACTCTGATAGAGGACCCCAGTAATGACAAGTGCCTGGGATACTGGGATCGAGCACGGGGCCAGAGTGACAACAAAGAAG